The Labrus bergylta chromosome 14, fLabBer1.1, whole genome shotgun sequence region CCTAGCGGTGACttcagctttgtgtttgtgtgtgtgtgtgtgtgtgtgtgtgtgtgtgtgtgtgtgtgtgtgtgtgtgtgtgtgtgtgtgtgtgtgtgtgtgtgtgtgtgtgtgtgtgtgtgtgtgtgtgtgtgtgtgtgtgtgtgtgtgtgtgtgtgtgtgtgtgtgtgtgtgttaggtggAGTTGTCTTgccacaaaaataaaaaaggtgacACTCACGGTAGAAGACGTATTCTGTGTAGCTGGACCACACTTTGTCCTCTGTGAGCTGGTTGACCATCGAGGCCGTGACTGACGAGTTGCAGGCCACCATTTGGAAACAACACTCCGACAGCATGTCAAAAGCTCTCTCCAGGTGCTTGAACTTGAGGTAATACCGGGACGTGTACCGATCCGGGGTCCTGTCTGGGTCCCGGCTCTCGTTCAGGGTCTCCCCGAAAACTTCTTTGGCGAGGGCCACGCGCCCGCATATCAGTATCCGAGGTACCCTCCTGAATTTAGCGTCGCTCTGACTCTCCCGGGCCATGGTGCACGAGCCTCGGTACCCCACCGTGATGAAGCCGCTCTTCCGGTCCGCGGGGACGAGAGAGGGGGGCGGGCACTGACGGTGGTCGCTGCCCTGGGACCCGTCCTCATAATCGCTGTGGAAGTAGTCGTCAGGGCTACATTTGATCTCCTCCGGGGTCAGGAGCTTTACTAAGTCGGGCAGTTGGAAGTACTCCGCCTCCTTCCTGAGCCTCCCTCTCTCCGGAAAGTGATCCGGCAGTACGACCTGCTTGTCTCTGAGGTAGTCCAACACATATCGGAATAGGAACCCGTCCCTGTCGATGAAATACCGTCCTTTGGGGTCTCTAGCCAAGTCGTTAGAGGCGTCTTTTTTAGAGGAGAATAACTTACCGAGTAAAGAGCTCGGGCTGTTCACCAAAGTTGAGTGGCGCGTGTAATAAACTTGCCCCCCAACGTTGAGTTCAACAACATCTGGGAAACTGTTCTGAACCGATGCTTGCTCTTTGGGGTTAGTCCTACAGTTCCCACTCAGCGCCATTGTTTCCGTCATGAACAGCTACAAACAGGCTACACACTGTTTTCTTATAACCAGTCACAAAacgaagaaaaagaaaaccaagtaGCCTATCTGTCAAAAGTTGCTAAACTGGTTTACGGTTATTCAACTTAATCTCagagttgtcttttttttttatcgatCCATGATCATTTTATCTACCAGTTTCTAGTAGTTGTTCAAATGTGGGGCTTCCCCTCTGCTATTTCCAAATGTTGAAAAATACAGAGATGGGGGACTTGAACGAATCAGTGCTGCAAACTAGGAGAGATGTATCCGGGCGCATCAAAGCCTTGCACCACTGGCACTGGCTGAAGGAAAAAACATCACGGTGGGTTGGGTGCTGAAAGGAGCCTTTATAACACCAAGTAAAAGCGATCTTTACTTGCCCATATTAGTCTCGGAAGTAtccaatgaataaaaaaacagttctgCTTACTTTCACAAAATTACGCAGCGGAGTAGAGATatcgaaagaaaaaaaagaacagcaacTTATATGAGGCTGTAGTCCAGGATGAAGAAGGTGCTGAGGCGGTGttgtcacttttattttctcctcaacTTCTACCCGAACATCAGCAGCCTTTTCGGgctttgtggggggggggggaggcagagCCCCTTTCAGTGGCGAGATACTTCGCAGAGATTACACTCAAACCTCGGGACTCCCGTGATGGTTTCTCTGTAGCCTGTCACTCCAAACGTGTCGCTTGCTCCAGGCTGATTAAAAATAAGCCCATCCCACCAAGAACATTTAGAATTTTCTGCCTTGCAGAGGTGTAGGctacaaaggaagaaaaaaaaaaatctcagctTCAGTCTTTTCGCTTTTTATCCCCAGCAGCGGAGAGGACCGACCCGCTGCTGCGAGGAGCTGTCCGCGGTGCTGAAACGAGCATCTCACCCACCCCTCTTCTCCTCACCCTcccttctctcactctctcaacGCCTCCCCTCCCCTACAGAGCTGGGTGGTGTCTTGACGGCTGCTCCCCCTgctcccacacacaaacacacacacacacacacacacacacacacacacacacacacacacacacacacacacacacacacacacacagatgttactAAAGGCTTATGGGGCGATTCCAGTCAAGCGGTGCTctgtggggagaaaaaaaaacacaagtcacTAAATGCTCAGTTTCTAGCTGCAGTTATCCTTTCGCCAACAGAAATCAGTGCCATGTGACTAAAAacttgtatatatatatatttatatatgtacaaCACTTGAGTTTGGTATATTTATAAGCTCTATAATTTGGAAACTTAGTGCAGTCAGTCAAAGGCTAAAGAACTGCACCTCCCATTTTACATATCCTGAGTCATTAGAGGGCACAGTATGGAACAGCAGTACTCATCATTGTGCCAATATTGTAATAAGCTAAACACTCACATTGCCACAATTTGACCCCAGCTTGAATCCATTTGCATGGCATTTAGTTTGGACATACAAATACAGGTACCCTTTAAGTTCTGTACAAGTACTAGGGATACATTTTGGCTCCAAAGTGGGTTTTTCTTCTTACTAtagcaaattaaaatgtaaagaaaataccTACCTTAATACCTAGTAAAGTGGCATTAATTGCTAGTGAGTTGTAACACAATACATTATATATCCGAGGCTTTGTGAGATGAGCAACAGTGCCTCCCTCTGTTTGAATTACATATCCACAATtctttcagcaccatggacagatcCTCACCCAGCTGTTCAGTTTACCTGATTTGCTTTGAATGTCCGTTTACATGACTTTACACACTTGTCTGTGCGTATTCAGTGTGACCATTGCTGTCTTTGTCTGCATTTAAGGAGAAACtgttacaaagaaaaaataaactactaTTTTGTGGGTTGAACTTTATAAAATAGATTAAGCCCGCTGCTACTTCGAATGAATACAAATTACCTAACAGCATTTTTATGACAGCCTTCTGTCTCtatgtctcttttattttcctctggCTTTAATCCGTCCACTTTTAGCCTGCACTGCCTTGAGCCAAACTGCATTTTTCAGCATTGATTCACTGTGTATGTTTACCTCTAAAGGATATTACTCCTCTGCTTATTCCTCTGTAGGATTTAAAATTAGATTCACAGAAGCTGAGGCATGGGGACAAATATTGCATCATATTGTCAACCAATCTAGGAGGAAAATCTTTGTCTTTCTCCCAAGAATTTAAGAAATGCATGCCTCCATTTGTGCATCTGCAGGCAAAACCTCAACTCCTGTCTAGCCTTTTAATACCCTCACCTGTTTGTAGCTCGAGTTATGGAGGAAAAAAATCGATCCCATTTAGTCAATATCCTAACTGTAAGATTAATGCTAACCATGTTTTCGAATGGTTATTGTGccactgaataaataaaagtagaaataaagGAAATATCTAAATCTTAACATGCCTCTGAGTATGGTGtgacttttttaatttaacattgaTGGAAAATATGAATCCCAAATGTACAGTAATAGTTATTGATATGTGCTGAGCTATTAATGCCGTTTTCTGTCccgtgttaaaaaaatatatataaaaagatgTGCCTCTCACATCTCTcactaaaaatatttttgactcATTTGTGATTATTGTAGCTGCAAGTTGCAGCTCAAATTACACCTAAAGCACACATATTGCATCATATATTGCACAAAATAGAGAAACACATTATAATATAACAGATGAAGAGtacatcattaaaaataaatctatagtTTATAGGATTAGTAATATAAAGCCTTGGTCAACCAACTTAGTTATTGTGTCTTTTCAATAAAATAACACTGCATTGCTCAAACCATCCTCAACTCCttataaatgtaacttttcatTCAGGCAGCGTTTATACTAAAGGAGAGAAGTGGATATGAAACAAAGTGAATAAAAGAAGACAGCGAGGAGGGTTGATCCTGGCTGGGACCCGAGCAGTCAGCCAGAAGTAGGCCATGCTTGTAGCTTCATCATAAATACATGTAGCCACGACAGGCCTCCCTGCTGGGCTGCTATTTAAAGAACACATGATCGACCACCTGTAAGGAGTTAAACCTCTTTAGGCTGAAACAATTCATTTTAACTCTACTTATTCTTCCCCTCAAAGAGCACTCAATTCAATggtttaaaatcttttaaagcACACAGCAGGACCATCACTTAAGCAGAGGACATATTACTTCATATTTTCCCTTTAAAGTGTATCAGCATAGACTGAAACACATATCagttaatgtttatttaatggTGTAATCAATCAAAGCCATTTCAAATGAAgttttcaggtttttgtttatttatttaatgaaacaaaGATGATCCTATGCAGTATAATCATCACACAGGATgtaatatttgacattttcttggTTTATTCACTGTTTAAACTGAGTGTTTTAACCCTTGAAAACTAATTTCGATTTCACATTAGTCAATACAAACTATATGATGGAATATTTACTCCACAAGCACAGATTCATAATTCATAATTTTTCCAAGAGATACGCTGTATCAGAGGGATTTTTAATTTCTCACTCCTTTCACTCCAAGTAAAATCATGAGCATGCAGCTTCTCTGACACAGATCAAATTGCAGTGCACTCATTTTCTTCCTATTCTGTgcagggaaaaaataaaaactattaaaGGGGATTTTTCCAGCCAGTCACAGATGGTTGAAATAAACAGCACACTACTTCCTCTTCCATCTCTCATTACAGCCACACCGAAGGATGCCAGGCCTAAGATGGGAAATCTGCAAGTACAGCAGGCAGACCTTTAATGAATAAATTCAGTTGACTCAGGGTGTGTACAAAAATGAGTTTCAATGGATGCATCGCCTATTCCTCGAACTTGGACGTTTATTATTGCTTTGATTTCAGCTTGGTCAGCAATATATTATTTTCAGAAGCCTTACCAGACAAacgttttatatatatatatatatatatatatatatatatatatatatataaatatataagaggaaccaaaaaagaaaacaaaaactaatcATGGAAAAGAATGATTTCAAATAAGGCGTTTGTCAGGTGCAATTTGACATTTGGGTAGAGGGTtgacaagaaaaacacactgctgatggcatttcaaatatttgtttcGAGCTCATCATTGCTGCCAATAAGGAGCCATCAAGTGCAGTGAGTCATCGTGAGTAGATGGTTTGAAGGCAAGCTGGAAGGGGTTCAGTGCGTGGTTTGCATCGAGAGGAGCGCAGGAAGGGAGTTTCAGCTTATAATGAGGTCAGAGACGTCAGGCATTAGAGTCATCAGTTAGATCTGTGTgctgtttattttatattttctacaCATTCAGCTCTGGTTGATGTCTGTATATGACTTAAAACTTGATACATACTGTAGCACATGTTTTGTAGTTAGTAAAGTATAGTATAGTACTTACAATATGTGTTACAGGGAACATATCAACCACCTCTTTGTTGCGAATGTCACATTGAACCCATCATGTACGATATGTATTCACATCCAAGACTAAACT contains the following coding sequences:
- the kctd16b gene encoding BTB/POZ domain-containing protein KCTD16b; amino-acid sequence: MTETMALSGNCRTNPKEQASVQNSFPDVVELNVGGQVYYTRHSTLVNSPSSLLGKLFSSKKDASNDLARDPKGRYFIDRDGFLFRYVLDYLRDKQVVLPDHFPERGRLRKEAEYFQLPDLVKLLTPEEIKCSPDDYFHSDYEDGSQGSDHRQCPPPSLVPADRKSGFITVGYRGSCTMARESQSDAKFRRVPRILICGRVALAKEVFGETLNESRDPDRTPDRYTSRYYLKFKHLERAFDMLSECCFQMVACNSSVTASMVNQLTEDKVWSSYTEYVFYRGPSRWSSPPCDCCCKNHKGDGEGESGTSFNDLSTSSSESQSEASSPQGTVICGPVSRQSHPRANVQTLDRPPKKGPVTMIQQSEQRRKSDLLRTLTASSRDTSTCKKRPAKEKLTVEEELEKCIQDFRKIKIPERFPERKYNWQADLLRKYRL